GCTTCCCAGGAACTCTAAGTTCAAAAAGGCGGGCTGAAATTTTCTTTGTGTGGGGCGGTCCTAATTTTTGACCAAATTTCACAAGCAAATCAATGGTGCGCAAAACCTTAGCAATTGTGGGCTTTTGCAGATTTTTAATAAATCTCTCTAAGGAACTGTCAAAAATGTGAATTTCCATATTTAGTTAAAAATAGAATTGACCCCATTTTGTCATTTTTTCACGCTTGACATCTTTCTACTAAAAAAAATATAATAAAGATGTATGAAATTAAAAATTGATCTACAATATGATTTTGAATACGGGGGCTTTGTTGCCGACTGTCCTTCTTTGCCAGGATGTATGTCGCAAGGAAAAACCAGAAAAGAAGCTTTGAAGAATATTCGGGAAGCTATTCGGGGATATATTAAAGTATTAAGAAAACATCATCAAACTGCTGCCCTGGAAGCAACCCAACCCAATTACGTAGAAGTAAGGGTTTAATTTTAGTTATGGGACTTTTAAGCAACATTTCAGGCAAGGAAGCCGTGAGAGTTTTTAGAAAAATTGGGTATTATCTTAACCACCAAGAAGGGAGCCATATGATTTTGTACAATAATCAATCGGGTTATCCCCCGCTCAGCATTCCTAACCATAAAGAACTTGCTCCCGGGCTCTTAGCCACTCAGATAAAAAGAGCGCGACTAACTATTGAAGAATTCAATCAATTAAGGAAGAAAGGTAAGAGATAGGGTTTTTCTTTATATATTAACTTTTTTCAGCTTTAACAAAGAGCTGTTTTTTGTTTTTCGTTTTGAGCTAACATTGGTGTCAGAATAAGCAGTGTCGGGTACTGATTGTTCTATTTTTAACAAAACCGTGCAAAAGAAAAATTTGCGATTTATGAAAAGTATAAAAAGTATGTATACATTACCATTACAGCTCTCAGCTTGACATTCATTTTAGAAAAGGTAGAATAAAAAT
The nucleotide sequence above comes from Candidatus Nealsonbacteria bacterium. Encoded proteins:
- a CDS encoding type II toxin-antitoxin system RelE/ParE family toxin — translated: MEIHIFDSSLERFIKNLQKPTIAKVLRTIDLLVKFGQKLGPPHTKKISARLFELRVPGKQEVRIFYSFHKAQIFLLHGFVKKSQKIPQREIKIALQKLKLLDRV
- a CDS encoding type II toxin-antitoxin system HicB family antitoxin → MKLKIDLQYDFEYGGFVADCPSLPGCMSQGKTRKEALKNIREAIRGYIKVLRKHHQTAALEATQPNYVEVRV
- a CDS encoding type II toxin-antitoxin system HicA family toxin, whose amino-acid sequence is MGLLSNISGKEAVRVFRKIGYYLNHQEGSHMILYNNQSGYPPLSIPNHKELAPGLLATQIKRARLTIEEFNQLRKKGKR